A window of the Polaribacter sp. HaHaR_3_91 genome harbors these coding sequences:
- a CDS encoding alkaline phosphatase, whose amino-acid sequence MKKIIILSLISMFYIGCEKKSEKRTQEEPLNIIFMIGDGMGLTQISTAFYFGKETPNFEQFKNIGFIKTPSTSHTITDSAAGATAFSTGEKTYKRAIGMSKDSLPLPTILETLQKEDYQTGFVTLTPVTHATPASFYAHVKDRDLHEEIALDLVKSNVDFFVGGGLKYLKRRTDKKDLYTALIAKNYQLDSVSLSKFDVNKKNGYLLAEEGLPSKTEGRKSFLQDATQLGLDYFTKKGKPFFFMIEGSYIDWGGHAMDAELLKQEVLDFDKTIGVVLRYIKEHPNTLLVVTADHETGGVSIGKSYMIDEETGEKSEEVDNVSINFNNDQHSGTLIPVFAEGEGSENFQGIYENNEIYHKMFKAINNK is encoded by the coding sequence ATGAAGAAAATTATAATACTGAGTTTAATTTCTATGTTTTACATAGGATGTGAAAAAAAATCAGAAAAAAGAACCCAAGAAGAACCGTTAAATATCATTTTTATGATTGGTGATGGTATGGGACTTACCCAAATTTCTACTGCTTTTTATTTTGGAAAAGAAACGCCTAATTTTGAGCAATTTAAAAATATTGGTTTTATAAAAACACCAAGTACAAGTCATACAATTACAGATTCTGCGGCAGGTGCTACTGCTTTTTCAACAGGAGAAAAAACATATAAAAGAGCCATTGGCATGTCTAAAGATAGTTTGCCTTTGCCTACAATTTTAGAAACTTTACAAAAAGAAGACTATCAGACTGGTTTTGTAACTTTAACACCAGTTACACATGCAACTCCTGCTTCTTTTTATGCACATGTAAAGGATAGAGACTTACATGAAGAAATCGCTTTAGATTTAGTAAAATCTAATGTAGATTTTTTTGTTGGTGGAGGTTTAAAATACTTAAAACGTAGAACTGATAAAAAAGATTTATATACAGCGTTAATTGCAAAAAACTACCAATTAGATTCTGTGAGTTTATCAAAGTTTGATGTAAACAAAAAGAACGGATATTTACTAGCCGAAGAAGGTTTGCCTTCTAAAACAGAGGGTAGAAAAAGTTTTTTACAAGATGCAACTCAATTAGGTTTAGATTATTTTACTAAGAAAGGAAAACCATTCTTTTTTATGATAGAAGGTTCTTATATAGATTGGGGAGGACATGCAATGGATGCAGAGTTATTAAAACAAGAAGTCTTAGATTTTGACAAAACAATTGGTGTGGTTTTAAGATACATAAAAGAACATCCAAATACACTTTTAGTGGTTACTGCAGATCATGAAACAGGAGGTGTTAGTATTGGTAAATCTTATATGATAGATGAAGAAACCGGAGAAAAATCTGAAGAAGTAGATAATGTTTCTATCAATTTTAACAACGATCAACATAGTGGAACTTTAATTCCGGTTTTTGCAGAAGGGGAAGGTTCAGAAAATTTTCAGGGTATTTATGAAAATAATGAAATTTACCATAAAATGTTTAAAGCAATCAATAATAAATAA
- a CDS encoding alkaline phosphatase, protein MKQKTNIFLIVLVFFLGLNNTVIAQEEVMVHSHNDYNQSVPFWNAFANGATSFEADIFLKDNNLFVAHNYEDISPSKTLEALYLKPLETVFNMEYKKEEQLILLIDIKSDAFKTLEKLIEVLKKHTSIINNKQIKIVVSGNRPKAKDYVNYPDFIFFDYQELETSVSSEIWKKIAMVSLDFKQFSQWNGKGRLTHDDENRIVEVLEKANKTNKPFRFWGSPDSKRAWRTLSEMGVAIINTDHPFKCVNYFKSLPSRLVTSTTFSEVYKPSFNNDQKDSPVKNIILLIGDGNGLAQISSTALANNGELTLTQLKSIGFIKTQAADDFTTDSAAAGTALATGVKTNNRAIGTGVNGEPLKNITEILSEQGFSTACITTDNILGATPASFYAHAKDRSDDSIISKDLINSRLNLFIGGGASTFKKTNLTDNFKIVSSFNDLKNTTDDKVGFFMSEHGMKWITEGRGSVLADATKTGLNFLRKKQKPFFLMIEAAKIDHAGHSNDTAGILAESIDFDKAITEALIFADNNPETLVIITADHETSGFSIPQGDVKTHQIEGYFASYDHTAIMVPIFAYGAKSNEFQGVYENNEVFSKILKVLK, encoded by the coding sequence ATGAAACAAAAAACAAATATATTTTTAATAGTATTGGTTTTCTTTTTAGGATTAAACAATACAGTTATTGCACAAGAAGAAGTGATGGTTCATTCTCACAACGATTACAATCAATCAGTACCTTTTTGGAATGCTTTTGCAAACGGAGCAACTTCTTTTGAAGCTGACATTTTTCTAAAAGACAACAATTTGTTTGTTGCTCATAATTATGAAGATATTTCCCCATCAAAAACATTAGAAGCTTTATATCTAAAGCCATTAGAAACTGTTTTTAATATGGAGTACAAAAAGGAAGAACAATTAATCCTTTTGATTGATATTAAATCTGATGCTTTTAAAACCTTAGAAAAACTTATAGAAGTTCTAAAAAAACATACTTCTATAATTAACAATAAGCAGATTAAAATTGTTGTTTCTGGAAACAGACCAAAAGCTAAAGATTATGTCAATTATCCTGATTTTATCTTTTTTGATTATCAAGAATTAGAAACTTCGGTTTCATCAGAAATTTGGAAAAAAATTGCTATGGTTAGTTTAGATTTTAAACAATTTTCTCAATGGAATGGAAAAGGAAGGTTAACACATGATGATGAAAATCGTATTGTAGAGGTTTTAGAAAAAGCAAATAAAACGAATAAACCTTTTCGTTTTTGGGGAAGTCCAGATTCTAAAAGAGCATGGAGAACTTTATCTGAAATGGGAGTTGCAATCATAAATACAGATCATCCTTTTAAGTGTGTTAATTATTTTAAATCTTTACCAAGCAGACTGGTAACTTCAACTACTTTTTCTGAAGTTTACAAGCCAAGTTTTAACAACGATCAAAAAGACTCACCTGTTAAAAACATTATTTTATTAATTGGAGATGGAAATGGTTTGGCTCAAATTTCATCTACAGCACTTGCAAATAATGGCGAATTAACTTTAACTCAATTAAAAAGTATTGGCTTTATAAAAACACAAGCTGCAGACGATTTTACAACAGATTCTGCTGCTGCAGGTACTGCTTTAGCAACCGGAGTTAAAACAAATAACAGAGCAATTGGTACAGGAGTAAATGGAGAGCCTTTAAAAAATATTACAGAAATTTTAAGCGAACAAGGTTTTTCTACAGCATGTATCACTACAGATAATATTTTAGGAGCAACACCCGCTTCATTTTACGCACATGCAAAAGATAGGTCTGATGATTCTATAATTTCTAAAGATTTAATTAATAGTAGACTTAATCTTTTTATTGGAGGTGGAGCTTCTACTTTTAAAAAGACAAACCTTACGGATAACTTTAAAATAGTTTCATCTTTTAATGATTTAAAAAATACTACGGATGACAAAGTAGGTTTTTTTATGTCTGAACATGGTATGAAATGGATTACAGAAGGAAGAGGTAGTGTTTTAGCTGATGCAACCAAAACTGGGCTTAATTTTTTAAGGAAAAAACAAAAACCTTTCTTTTTGATGATTGAAGCTGCAAAGATAGATCACGCAGGTCATTCTAATGATACCGCAGGAATTTTAGCAGAATCGATAGATTTTGATAAAGCAATTACAGAAGCTTTAATATTTGCAGATAATAACCCAGAAACTTTGGTTATTATAACAGCAGATCATGAAACATCTGGTTTTAGCATTCCGCAAGGCGATGTAAAAACACACCAAATAGAAGGTTATTTTGCTTCTTATGATCATACTGCAATTATGGTTCCTATTTTTGCATATGGAGCTAAGTCAAACGAGTTTCAAGGAGTTTATGAAAATAATGAAGTGTTTTCTAAAATACTTAAAGTTTTAAAATAG
- a CDS encoding UDP-glucose--hexose-1-phosphate uridylyltransferase → MSNTNLQDYSHKRFNILTGEWVLVSPHRAKRPWQGQNEEVNNEKRPTHDESCYLCAGNTRINGEVNPDYKDVFVFTNDFAALQNDSPTFNVNDGLLKAQSETGICKVICFSPDHSKSLADMSATEIQKVVFAWQREFKELSENPNINYVQIFENKGAVMGCSNPHPHGQIWSQSSLPNEVDKKNTQQLNYFNNNNSSLLGDYLAQELEKQERIIFENDGFVVLVPFWAIWPFEAMIVPKRPLANILEMTEAETLQYGEAISVLTKAYDKIFNTSFPYSSGIHQAPTDGNDNKHWHFHMSFYPPLLRSASVKKFMVGYEMFGTPQRDITAEQAVKMIKDCL, encoded by the coding sequence ATGAGCAATACAAATTTACAAGACTATTCGCACAAGCGATTTAATATTCTTACAGGAGAATGGGTGTTAGTTTCACCTCATAGAGCAAAAAGACCTTGGCAAGGACAAAATGAAGAAGTTAATAATGAAAAAAGACCAACACATGATGAATCTTGTTATTTATGTGCAGGAAACACAAGAATTAACGGAGAAGTAAACCCAGATTATAAAGACGTTTTTGTTTTTACAAATGATTTTGCTGCTTTACAAAATGATTCGCCAACGTTTAACGTAAACGACGGACTTTTAAAAGCACAGAGTGAAACTGGTATTTGTAAGGTAATTTGCTTTAGCCCAGATCACTCAAAAAGTTTGGCAGACATGTCGGCTACAGAAATTCAGAAAGTTGTTTTTGCATGGCAAAGAGAGTTTAAAGAATTGTCTGAAAACCCAAACATAAATTACGTTCAAATATTTGAGAACAAAGGTGCAGTAATGGGCTGTAGTAATCCGCATCCTCACGGACAAATTTGGAGTCAATCTTCTTTACCAAACGAAGTTGATAAAAAAAACACACAACAATTAAACTACTTCAATAACAACAATAGTAGTTTATTGGGTGATTATTTAGCACAAGAATTAGAAAAGCAAGAACGTATTATTTTTGAAAATGATGGTTTTGTAGTTTTAGTTCCGTTTTGGGCTATTTGGCCTTTCGAAGCAATGATTGTTCCAAAAAGGCCTTTGGCTAACATCTTAGAAATGACAGAAGCTGAAACGTTACAATACGGAGAAGCAATTTCTGTATTAACAAAAGCATACGACAAGATTTTTAATACTTCTTTTCCATATTCTAGCGGAATTCATCAAGCACCAACAGATGGTAATGACAACAAACATTGGCATTTCCACATGAGTTTTTATCCACCTTTATTAAGAAGTGCTTCTGTAAAGAAATTTATGGTTGGTTACGAAATGTTTGGAACTCCTCAAAGAGATATAACTGCAGAACAAGCAGTAAAAATGATTAAAGATTGTTTGTAG